The genome window AAGCCCTGGCGGAAAGGCATAATTGAAAATCTCAATGGTGATCGATATATTGTGCGTAGTGAAGAAAGTGGGCTTCACCCGATATTTGAATGACTATCCGTTTATTCTTAAATGAAGGGGAATCAGCactcggtcggtcggtctgtaggtcggtctgtctgtattaagtgtccgctaattcaagttgtttttatccgatcttcaccaaacgcgGTCATAtatttatctagatgatgtataggtcaagttcgaatatgggtcatgccggttcaatactaggtcacggggtaacttagtgcgttttaaacattaagcatggtgtccgctctctatatCAAGGTTTTTTTTATCCGAGCTTcaccacatttggtcagaagttgtatctagatgatgtgtaggtaaagttcgaacatgggccatgccgggtcaaaaacaagctCACtggttcacttagtgcgtttttaacattgagaaTGATGTACGCTtatttatgtgaagacaacatgcaaattATTCTGTGCCAATGCGGCATGTGGCGGTagtcgtcacgtctgtgacaaagctctagttacttTGGTTGAACGATCCACGAATTTAACTCAAACACGACCGACGCAAATTGACATGTTCACGAATAAAtcttaaaaaacaataacacgaAATGCCGTTTtgacgaatataaatgatttgaCGCTATTTACAGACTTGGTGCTAGCCATGATTCGACGGAAGAATGCCCTTCCGGAAAGAACGTGATGTCCTCCAACTTGTTTACGCCTTCCGAGAGCACCATAGACACCTACAGCAGATTCTCAACATGCAGCACCGATCAAATCATCAGCCACTTGAAGCGGTTAGTACACATGATTTGTCGCTGTTGTTGAAAACGATTTCGATAGCATTATTATTAAAGaagtttgttatgcccccggatcgaatgatcgggggtatattgtttttggcctgtttgtctgtctgtcattctgtcactctgtcattctgtcccaaaacttaaacatttgttaaagttttgcgataactttaacaatattgaagataacaacttcatatttggcacgcatgtgtatctcatggagctgcacattttgagtggtgaaaggtcaaggttaatgtcatcctataaggtcaaaggtcaaatatatggcttcaaaacggcgcaatagaaccttgtgtttctgacaaaaaacatctcttgttttacgAGCTCTGCGGTTGTATCGACGTGTGAAGTCAGTTACTCCTCCCTTTGTTTCAAGTCATTGAAGGACTCTCTTTGTGGATGTGCGGTTGAAGATAAAAAAAGAACGACTGTAAACGCGCAACTAAAAGATAGAAGTACTACCTATATAAATGAGTTTTAAACAGAGAGAAATGTCTACCTTAGAAAAAGCGGTCGTTTAACTCGAAAAGTACTACCTTTGTTTATATGATGttgaaactaaaataaaatgaCTTCCTTTGTAAATGCGCCTATAAAGTCAGAACAGACTTCCGTTGCGAACACGCTGTTGACAAGAAAAAATACTTAGTGAATGCGTTGTTGACAAGAGAAAGTACTTAGTGAATGCGTTGTTGAAATTCCGAAAGGACTTATTTTGGAAATATGACGTTGAAATTCAGAAATTACTACATTTGTAAATGTGCTTTTGAATGTCAGAAAGGGCGTCAGAAAGTACTATCTTTGCAAATATGCCGTTTAAAGTCCAAAATTATTATCTTTGTAAATAGGATGTTTAAACTTTCGGATTGTCAAGGGGCATTTGTTTCGCATCATACATTCTACTATTAAAGCATTACACGTGTGCGTCTTCTCAAATTACCTAATATTGTtcttgatatttaattaaaaaaaactttaacaataAAATCGAATATTGTGTTGTGAACAGTCTACTTAATATCTTAGACTTATaacgtaaaatgcatttttaactgCATACACATGAAATGTGCTTGCTAATCTTTTATGATCAGTTCTTCTGTTTAGTCAGCTGATGCTGTTTGTTTAGTTTACTTCAAGTATTGGTTTCATTAATTGCATCTTTATTTGTTGTTCAACAGACATCCAGATTGCACCGCCAACAATGGCTTCACGGACGAGCAGTTCAGAGCCTCGTTTTGCAGGGGCCTGCTTGGTCAGCAAAAAAACAGCCTTGACCTTCAGTGTCAGAAGCGAACTGGCTTTTCCGGAAGTACCGTGTGCGACGGGGTTAGCGTTAAGTGTTACTAAACAAACTAGAAAGTTTCACACGAATATGCCTATGCCGCTGCTTGTATAATCTAATTACTCATATTATTAAGGAAACTTATTAAGATTATTAAGGAAACTATTTCATTGTTATTAAGATACATTAGTCTTGCATTGTCGTGAAGGAAAGGTGTTTGCATttttaagtaataaaaatatgttcatatcGCTAATCTTTTTTTCTGCAGACTATTAGCGGCGATGAGGGCTGTTACGAATATGGTCAAATTAATTGTAAAGATGCCAGCGGCGGATGCAACGTTAGCCTTGGATTCGTATGGAATGGAACTCCGTGCGGCAGCAAACGGGTGAGGTTAAACAAACTCttgctgttatttttttaaactcatATATAATATCATGCCGTCATAATGAACTTGAACACGATCTCTTATACAGCATCGCATATTTGCAGATGTGCTTGAAAGGAAGATGCGTGCCAAATATCGACATCTGCAAAACTGCGACCACTACGATCAAAACGAATGCCACGAGACCCACAACAACAACCACTCggccaacaacaacaaccacttgGCCCACAACCACAACAAGGTCCACAACAACAACTACGCCAACAGCAACCACTAAGCTCACAACTTTACAGCCCACAACCACCAAGTCCAAAAGCATTAGGGCCACAACACCAACCATAGAGGAAGGACAAGATGAATATAATGACGATGGAGAAGATTATTTAAACAATAGCAATAGGGCCACAACAACACCAATCACGGGGGAAGGACCAGATGagtataatgatgatgacgaagattaTTTAAACAGTAGCACATGGCCCACAGCAACAACAACCACttcaacaacaactaccactaggccaacaacaacaaccacaaggCCCACAACAACAACTAGGCCCACAACAACTACCACTAGACCAACAACAACCACTCAGCCCACAAccacaaaaacaacaaccactaccacaaccactaccGCTAGTCCCACAACAACAACCACTAGGCCCACAACAACAACCACTAGGCcaacaaacacaacaacaaggcccacaacaacaacaactacgcCCACAACAGCTACTACTAGGCCCACAACAACAACCACTAGGCCCACAACAATAACCACTAGGCCCACAACAACAACCACTAGGCCCACAACAACAACCACTAggccaacaacaacaaccactaggccaacaacaacaacaacaaccactagGCCTACAACAATAACCGCTAAGCCCACAACAACAACCACTAGGCCCACAACAACTACCGTTCGGCCCACACAAACAACCAAAAGGCCCACAACAACATCCACTAGGCCCACAACAATAACCACTAggccaacaacaacaaccactagGCCCGCAACAACCACTAGGCCAACAACAATAACCACTAGGCCCACAACAACTACTGCTAAGCCCACAACAACAACCACTAGGCCCACAACAACTACCGTTCGGCCCACACAAACAACCACTAGGCCCACAACAACATCCACTAGGCCATACACAATAACCACTATGCGAACAACAGCAACCACTAGGCCCACAACAACAACCACTAGGCCCACAACAACAACCATCAGAcccacaacaacaaccacaagGCCCACAACAACAACCGCTAGGCCCACAACAACAACCGCTAGGCCCACAACATCTACCACTTGGCCCACAACAACAACCGCTAGGCCCACAACAACTACCGCTAGGCCTACAACAACAACCACTAGGCCCACAACAACTACCGCTCTGCCCACACAATCAATCATTAGGCCCATTACAACAACCACAAggcccacaacaacaacaaggcccacaacaacaacaactatcgTTTGGCCAACATCAACCACTACAACCACAAGAACTTCTTCTATGCCCACAACAACAACCACTAGGCCCACAACAACAACCACTAGGCCAACAACAACCACTAGGCCCATAACCACAGggccaacaacaacagcaacaacgcCAAAAACAACTACTAGGCCCACAACAACAATCGCTAAGCTCACAACTTCCCAGCCTTCAGCCACGAAGTTAACAACCACCACGGAGGAAGGATTAGATAATGATGGCGAGGATGAAGATTATTTGAACAATAGCATTAGTGCGACAATAACAGCCACGGAAGAAGGACCAGATgcatataatgatgatgatgatgatgatgagattaTTTAAACAGTAGCACTAGGCCCACAACGACAACCACTGAGGAAGGACCAGATGAATACAATAAGCTCACACATCACCATACCACAACTGCTCTGCTCACAACTCCCCAGCCCACAACCACTAAGTCCACAAGCACTAGGCCCACAACAGCAACCACTGAGGAAGGACCAGATGAATATTATAATGATGAAGAAgattatttaaacaattgatCCATTTATAAATTTTGTTATTGGTTGAAAGAAATGAAGTTTTCGATACTTTCTTTGTTACCTTAAGATTACAAATGATTAATATTAAGTTTCGTgatatctatgaagtttcaatgtaTTGATAATAAGAATATATATCTTAGTGAACATATCGTGCGTCTACTAAACACCCCGATAAGCTCGTAATATTTTCGTGGTGAATACATTCCTTCCTTTTTGTGTTACCGTGTATTTTAGTTATGCTTCTACAAAACAACAGTGGTTAAAGTTTACTCATTTTAAAATGGGACACTCTCTGATCTCCATCTGTGTAATGCCCAGCCGAATTTTACAAGTGAAATATTTCCGTTTCACACATGTGTTGAAGGTCATTTTGTGAAGTCAATGACCTAGTTCCACACCTTTGATATGCAATCTATCATAATACAGCCCCGTTTCGTTCTTGCAAAATTCTGGATCAAGTTCTGGtacttaatatattaaaatacaaattaccATATATGTGTAAGGTCTTTAGGAACATTGACTGACGAACATTTATAACTCTGCCCAGCTTTTTAGCGAGTTATGGCCACTTTCATGACCccaagtatatatatatgtgtgtgcaACATCTCAATATTCCTATACGAACAACACATATACAACAAATGTCCATGTGTTTGTTAGTATGCTAGTCTCATATATCAGGATGGACCAAGGTGGGCAACTCTTATCTGGGATTTAGCGGCGTATTGTCCCTTTTGTACTTGTAATATTTAGATTCAGAGTGGCATCTTGTAAATAATAGCATAATTTTCATCGACCAGCATTGACAACTATATTGATGTAGTTTACACGCAGATCTAGCCGAAGATGTTGTTTTGGGTCCATTGATGCGAGGTTATTGTAACCAACTATTGACAAACTGTTTCCACTAAATAACTTTACTTTGCTTTTTAGTGTGGTGCAGAAATTTGGTTTGCAATATTCctatacatacaatacatattcAACAAATGCCCATGTATGTCTTAGTAGTCTCATATACCTGGACGGACCtctgatgtttttttttgtatttgagtaCATTACACGTCAGTCTATATCAGTgcggatggccgagtgatttAAGCGCGAGGCTTTCACTCGTAAGGATCAGTGATTCGAGTCTAGTTCTGGAtatctttttatctttcttttaggttattcttgttttataactatttagttaaaatgttaacattaatcaatttaaagcttttaatgacaaacctcaaaacatgcctaaatctgtgaaaaagacTAATTACCTGTTTGTGAATTAAGTTTCAACGTGCAATAACAATTTTACATTATGATGATATGTTACACGGGCGTAACGAAACCAATTTTTAGCATACACACCAGGCTATAAGAGAACGTAATAAATGCATTTGTGAATGCATTATTCACATAAATCTATCTAAAATTGGAGTAGGAAATGGAAGAAAATTGAGTAGATTGATAGTGTGGATACAGAACGGATATATGAAAGTACTCTACCAAAAGGtataaaaagaagaacaaaagtaaacaaaatctCTATAACTACGATAAATACTGCGGATgaagattggttttaatttttatgccccccatagaagaagaggggggtatattgttttgcacatgtcggtctgtccgtcggtccgtcggtccgtccaccaaatggtttccggataaaactcaagaacgcttaggcctaggatcatgaaactccataggtacatttatcatgactggcaaatgacccctattgactttcagatcactaggtcatagttcaaggtcacggtcaaggccacgttttggggggcatatgtctccgaccgcggaacacttgtttaaaaaaaaaataatttctaggTCATTCCGTCGCAACAGATTCCGTTGTGAAAAAATGGTCACGACATTTCGATTACGTAACTGAAAATAAGAAGTTGTTTATTCCGTTATtagcatttttgttttcaaatctaTAAATCAACTGTACCTACGTACGTACGTGCAGATTGGCACGATGGCACGACTTTGATGTGTGATCCATCAAATGTGTTATTGTCTCCTTTGGATATATTTCAACTGCAGCAGAATATCTACCatctatattttataatttaatcacTTTTCCATgaacattattaaaagaaatatatggCGCGCAGAAAATATCTTTATGTAGTAATTTACCTACTTCCCAAACCATGAATTGAACAATAGAAATGTCGTTGCATGTAACATGTTGTTTATGTAGGctaaataaaatagatatttaGTTCAGTTAATGATTATTAAAATTGATCATAACATACACTCATTACAATCCCTAGTACAAATATGCGAGgtctatttgtatacatgtatatttaacattTTGGTAAGTTTAAATACCTTTAAACACGAAACACGCTTTTTTTCTTGCCATATAAACTGATTGTGGAAATGTCTTATTCTGAATTACACACAGACTCACTGGGTCAAAACATGTATCATTGATGCGCATATGTCTAGTTGATGTATAGTTGTGTACACCACACTTAaagggtcttttcacagattttggcatgtattgaatattgtcattaaatgctttatattgatacatgtaaacattggatctaaaaagctccagttaaaaaatcaagattaaaattaaaacaacaaaaacaaagtaaccctcaacagggctcgaaccactgacacctggagtcctgaagtaaaaggacaattcttagaccactcggccatccgtactaaTACAATTTCGGATATATtgtatactttatgtaagcaatcctcgtagtttcacaaaatataacgacaacaacagaactctcaattatttaatcgttttgcgttgcaatactttataattttcaggtttttaaatcgtcaaaagatgcaaattatggctattttagagcatggtaaatgttcagtattactgtttcctcacaattatcataacttaaacgaaagtttgcgaatctaaaacaacttttttattattttttaacaggTTTGTTAACATTCTGAAGTATTGGTTTAAaattctaaaaattgaaaatattataatacagATTTTCTACAAACAAGCTTTAGCTGATTGTAATAAAGGTCATATAAATGGGGTCTCAAATGTGAAGAACAGGTAAAATAATTATGGAttcggttatgtatttgaaaatccaaatgtTGTGCATGCTTATAGTTTTATTAGTGAGTTCAAAtatagacttgttgacaattataaacaagagcggtttgaaaaaaataataacagttctgtattagatatatatacattttttaaaacttcACTTTACTATGAAGGATATTAAGACTTGCTTCCTAGGCGTTTACGCATATTTTTTTGTTAGATTAAGAGTCTCTTCACACCTGTTGAGAATCCAAACTAGCAGGCTCAGAATAACATTCCAAGAAATAAGCGTTATTGTTTCTGTAGTAATAGCTTCGATGcagaagacgaataccactttATATGTATTTGCCGTTGTTACACTGATATATGAAAAAACAAATTAGCCGTATGTTTTATGTAAACCCATCTGTATAGACATTCCATATGTTATTAGCTTCATGTAACAAATAGGTTCTTTCAAatgtatgtacatttatataagaagcttttgttataagaaatacgaaTCTAAATAATGCTTTTTAAAATTCCATTACCGCTTTGATAGAATTTACGTATTATtaaaattgattgtgtttattcatctttgtattcttaaataaccattttatgttatgtaatgttatgtaaaTATGCTTAATTTCGTGAcagaaataatgtgtatatttgagtatgaagacgatgtacttgtgtatatgtctaaataaactgtctgtctgtcttttcaTCATCTTTTACgagttaaaaacctgaaaattataaacgcgaagcgattgaataatttgaagagttctggatagttctgctgttgtcgctatattttgcgatactatgaggattgcttatataaagtataacatacataaCTCGTTGTATgagatgaccgagtggtctaaacgatagacttttattccagggttcagtggttcgagcccagttgagggtgttttttctttctttaattttatttttgattttttactggagctttttagaccAATGTTTGCATtagtcaatataaatcatttaatgacaaacttcaatacatgccaaaatctgtgaaaagatccctttaagattgCTTTTAAAcgtgttattgtttttaaaaatacaaaattgtttACACCATAGTTAACGTATCAGGGAATCTATGTTATGTTCGTTTTACACCATCACTTCATTTCAATAATACTTCCCGCTGATTCATGTACCCCTGAATAGCACAGATACACATATACCACTGTGCATTACATCGCAGTACATTCTTTGGAACACTCTTGTTGATTAGTCCCCATTGGTAAGCGAATGATTTAAGCGGGAAGTATTTTTTCAAGGAATAGTGCAGTGTAATTACACTACACAAAAAATAGAGAAATAATGTATAGCAAACAATATTCCGGTTATAAAAGTCATTATTTGTTTTCAACTGAAATATAACTTAGAAAGCTGGCCAATATCGTACATAGACATTAGATGGAAATTCAAAGCTCGTTGTGTGCCACTAAATAGATGTATTAACCCATTAATGgactagtggactcttccatccttctaaattggatcaatttatttccaaaataagggatgtctagtatatttatatctatatttagaatatttcttacagaaattccttttagcaaacagccaagaccctgatgagaagccgcatcatgcggcgtctcatctaatGTTAATGCAGCTTATGGAGATTCTGCTCTTACTCCGACAGCACTAACCCTGTAGTGGACTGCTGTTTTTCCGTTAAAAAGCTCTTGTATTTTCAATTTGTCTGTGTCGAAACATATGTCGTAAGGTACAACTCACACGTGAATAGGTATTTTTTGTGTGGATATTTCATGTTCTACGGTAAATGATCTGTTATATTCAAAGAACATGTTGTGGTTTATCAATGTGAATATTAATACATGCTGCAAAAAAACAAATTGCTTCAGATAATATAACATTCATGGAACTTACAATTCTGAAAACAATATTTGCAATATCACTGAGTACGTTTATACGTCTATACAGAACCGCAAATTTAGGTTATTTGGTTAACATGATGTAGTCGTTCTGTACTACGTATGCCATTGGGACGTGGAATGTGTGTTCGGTTTCGCGTTCCGATTGTCAATACTGGATACCTGTATGCACCTCACGGAATGTTTCTCTGAGAAAGTCATCGCTAGCGTCCGTTGGAGGTGTGACAAAGCCTATCCCGTCGTAGGAAACCAAGCGCGGTAACGCCAACAGATGCGGTTGGTAAGCAACAAGAAAGTAAGTATGGGCTGAAATGACTTGCCCAGCAGGTATGCGCATTTGTCCGGCAATCTTTGACGTCACGTCGCTTGATATATCAAGCGGTAGATTTCTGATACAGTTAGTGGTCTTCACACAATTCCCAATAGCTTCATCCAATGCCGTTGGGCCGTCGTTCTCTGCTGCTTCATTCATAGGCGTTCCTTCGCTTGCATTTCCAGACGTCACCCTGACGTCCGTCCGTCTGCGCTCATACAGGTGCGGATGTCCTTCTAATTCGTCCAGGGCGGCCACTTGTGCATCGTCCACTTCGTACAACTCCCCTGCCACAATGCTATGAAACAAAATGCGCTTCTTAActataaaaatgattaaaatcgCACGTgtgataataatacataaatagcAATGTATATCAATTCTTCTCATATTGATTCTAGTTTTGAACACTTAAAATTCAGCGCATCATCTTCACTGCCTGTATATCCGAAATAAATTAATCACCTGTTAACCTTAACAAGATCTGGCTATGCTATGGTTAGCGTGTCTGATGCACCTATAGTTATAAAACATCATCTGccaattttaatgttttgtactTCGTGTTTActcaagaaaataattataaaggcGGTGCTACATGAGTCTATATTCTATGTGAACGTTTTCAAGCTCATTACAAAAGAAGTACGTATGGACTACATAGTGCTATCACACGTTCGTGctttagaatacatgtattatacattACACAATTCGTATAACAGCACAAAgatcatttattttaattaaacagttTTCACTACTTACATATCCATGGTCAGGTGCGAACAGCAAGAACGGGATGTTAAATCTGGTAGCCACTATGAGAGGGAACTTCCCGGAAGTGACCGCTGTTCCAAGGTAGCAACAGTGTCCCTTACTTCCGGTGGTCATCAGGTGATGGTTGTGTAGACCTGTTTTCAGAGTTCCATACACAAATACAATGTGCTTCATGTTCGATGTAAGGTCTATCAATTAATGTATAACTCGGTTGTGAAATATATCTATTGTTGTTTCTTTACCTTTTTGGACATGTTAGTTCACTTGCAATATTCCCTCAAATAAGCATGCGTTTGTAAGCTCTATGTTAATTTATACAGCGTACTAGAAAGTGACCCATAGATAAGTTCGTTACACATTTATAGGCACGTACAAATTGATGATTGCACAAGGGTACACACGTCAGCGCTTATTCACTAAAAGGTATGTATGTAGTTATACCTGAACACTCGTGCTGGCTGTCTCAAAAACAGAAATCATTCCTCAGTCTATATAGAAGTTAGACTAGGCATCCACATAACCAGTCAGAGTTGCTGTTAGCGTTTCTCGGCGAAAACCATCGTATTGCATACTAGTATTTAACATTATGACAAACAGTagaccatattttttttaaatagataacaCGGCTTCGACAATtcgggccgtgttctgtgaaaaggaggattaaatgaatgtgcttaaagtgtcgtcccagattagcatgtgcagtccacacaagctaatcagaaacgacactttcagattttatggtatttttcgtttagagAAAATCTCTTTTTTGAACAAATCCAGTTTAGTCGGagtttcgtctctgattagcccttgcggactgcacagtgaAGTTAACAGTTAAAGTAAACATAACGCAAGTAACATCACTATTAGGAGGAGAcagtttataaaacatgtttaaatttgttaacCATACTAGTTTATCCTGAACACAATTCGATCTTAAACTAAGCTAACTATATTCCTCTAAAAGGTAAAGGCTtttaaacaatgttgtttttaattttgtataatacatttaaataatacttGTTCATGATACACAAATACTGAGTATAAATACAAGTAAGAATAACATAACATTACACGATATTAGAATATGTGATAAAATAAGGTACTTAAAATGtgataatacgggcaaaagcccgcgaaagcgggcgttgaccgttcatacataaatttagacataaaattacataagaataccacatatggatgcgtctcaaaaaaaaatGCCACGTGACATATATTTtggcgatgctatttatgacttTGAACAAATagaaaacactttgacatatgctaaatcacatgttaatacatacctcaggaaaaaatatatcaatgacatcataattatgttagcgaatcgcactaaatattctcgcattatttgtttttcttcgcaaccgttccagaattaagtcattactcaattatctcccctgaatactcatcttcagtgggtataagccgaagactggttcactacatatagtgacagtactttaccaaacacaatttacgtgaacataacccgtcttaaatatattgccgaatcgcagatttctgtcgaatttatttgctttgatcttttcgatatcttattgttattattatcctgacaaatcacaaacgcttgttaaaaaattatttgttttaaaatattatagttggcatctctattcttccagtattatcgcggtatttcaataacgacaccctactatttatttgtcagaattcgtgacgcattttccattcgctctcagaaagaagttgtacgtgtgatcatgagcaatattctggcaagttgtcgttgttatccattagaaacacatttattcacaaaatttaaagatattccgatctttTTCAGTcctttagctttaatttttaacgtatttgcatctcgtctgctcgcactttaccgatatcccgaaaggttacatatcactctaataagtttaggcctaaaaccacaaaatccgatacctttaggattttcgtaccacaattttACGTACAAATtattccagattcgaaatcaacaaaaaacaagacatttataaattgtcctGCATTATTAAtcagattttaagatatttgttggttttccgtctttagaagctgttctgccaaggcaagagctgggcatcacacaagccattctatccagcaaaactggcagttttggtttacagaaatcaacaaaggagggattcctgaactatcaaagtttccaagctatacacacagttattatctgtggtgatctttattggttctgttggtttacttggatggaacatgtgtgaacttttatagaactttgaaaagtctatatctgtctatctataaacaaaaatcagctatggtatcaTAAGaacagatgtgcaaacaatgtcaaagggttgttaagttaataatttgaaggcaattatgctgaaaaaatatgaaagttcccatgcaaatttagtctgtatatcgacaagtgtctgccaattaATGTCAAACTAGttatacaaaacttaccacaagtatgtaaaagcactaagtatctgttgtgatcattttagtAAGATaatgtaattctaaacagtagcaaatagcttgtatagtaaatgcataatgcaattaatatgatttcctttatattgtgtaattcagggctatagataattttttgggtaattgggttttacaccccctgttttgacaacaatagggattttgtaaattaaatagaGTT of Dreissena polymorpha isolate Duluth1 chromosome 15, UMN_Dpol_1.0, whole genome shotgun sequence contains these proteins:
- the LOC127860118 gene encoding mucin-2-like isoform X4; this encodes MQRSADLLARGRRSILPSPGFKVVETAFALDSAFMKQFYDRHPGNTTAAEAEVELFVALLVNEMNVFFASVKEVSDGKLDIYVYPAAVVYPGYGYNFAWSSMHSDGVSLKSSTEFDERLRAFFSSGFTTNHHDYAMALTGLDLLDTDESRGLLGFAYLASVCDDSAYRYSINEFTIYNVAWVASHEMGHSLGASHDSTEECPSGKNVMSSNLFTPSESTIDTYSRFSTCSTDQIISHLKRHPDCTANNGFTDEQFRASFCRGLLGQQKNSLDLQCQKRTGFSGSTVCDGTISGDEGCYEYGQINCKDASGGCNVSLGFVWNGTPCGSKRMCLKGRCVPNIDICKTATTTIKTNATRPTTTTTRPTTTTTWPTTTTRSTTTTTPTATTKLTTLQPTTTKSKSIRATTPTIEEGQDEYNDDGEDYLNNSNRATTTPITGEGPDEYNDDDEDYLNSSTWPTATTTTSTTTTTRPTTTTTRPTTTTRPTTTTTRPTTTTQPTTTKTTTTTTTTTASPTTTTTRPTTTTTRPTNTTTRPTTTTTTPTTATTRPTTTTTRPTTITTRPTTTTTRPTTTTTRPTTTTTRPTTTTTTTRPTTITAKPTTTTTRPTTTTVRPTQTTKRPTTTSTRPTTITTRPTTTTTRPATTTRPTTITTRPTTTTAKPTTTTTRPTTTTVRPTQTTTRPTTTSTRPYTITTMRTTATTRPTTTTTRPTTTTIRPTTTTTRPTTTTARPTTTTARPTTSTTWPTTTTARPTTTTARPTTTTTRPTTTTALPTQSIIRPITTTTRPTTTTRPTTTTTIVWPTSTTTTTRTSSMPTTTTTRPTTTTTRPTTTTRPITTGPTTTATTPKTTTRPTTTIAKLTTSQPSATKLTTTTEEGLDNDGEDEDYLNNSISATITATEEGPDAYNDDDDDDEII